In Nocardia sp. NBC_01327, the genomic stretch GCCCAAGACACCAGTGGTGGGGGTGGCCGAAGGCGATATGCCCGCAGGCATGTCGCTCAACCAGTACATCGTGGACAACGGCGACGGTCTCATCGTGCAGGACGCGCCGGGCACGAATTGGCTTGGCGCACTCACCGGTGACCCCGCCGGATCGGGCATACAGGACCTCACCGGCAAGTCGCATCGATACAACCCGAACGAGGGCAATTTCGCCGACCTGCTCCAGCTCGCCGCAGGCCAGTCCGGCCGAGATCTGGGAACGCTCCTTTCCCCACTGCTGGGTGATCAAGCTCCGGAGTCGTTGTCCCAGTTCGCGAAAATGCTTGTCAACCCAATAGGGCAGGCCTATAGCACCGCCGACCCCAATCACGACTGGACCAACACCCTCGGCTCCTGGATCAGCCAGGCCACCGGTATCCCCTGGAAGCCGACGGGACAGCAGGGTTCCTCGACCGTCACCCAGATGAACCAGCAGCAGCAGATAGGCGCCGCCGCATTCGAATCCGGTGTCCAGGGCCTGCAACAGCACGGCCTGCTCGGCGGCCTCACCGGAGCGATCTCCGGCGCGGCTTCCACGGCGGGCAGCGCGATCGGTACCGCGATCGGCACGGCCGTGGCTCCCTTCCTGGGCCCGGCGGGCGCACTCGCTCCCGCTATCGGATCGTTCCTGGGTTCGATGGCGGGCGGCGTAGTCGGCTCCGAGTTCACCCGCCCGATCGAGTGGGCGGGCAATGCGGTCAAAGAGCTGGTCGGAACCGGTTTCGGCCTCACCGACCTGGCTGACGGCCCGGCCGGGCACACCGTCCGCGGCGATATCTACAACTTCAACGGAACAGACCCGAAGAGCGCGTCCATCGCGACGGAGCGGGTTCGCCGGCGCCGGGCAGTGGCGCAGCAACGCGGAGGAGGCATGGGGCGATGACCCACCAACTTTTGGAAACCCACGGCACGAAGGTTGTGGTGTGGGATGTGAACGGGCGGGTGTGGCATTTGTCCGGCACGAACTCCGGGCGCGAGGGTGTGCGACTGTCCCAGCAGAACGGGTTCATGTTCGCGCCGGTACAGCTGCTGATCACGGAGGGCGCGCGGCAGGACGGGGCCACCTTCGAGCGCTCGGTGCGGTCGAAGAAGGAGTGGGATTTCCTTGTCGTCATCTCCGGTGCGTCGAAAGACCCTGGCGTGGACCCGGTTCGGGACTTCCACGCCGTGCATGACGCCTGGTTCCGGGGCTGGTCGACCGACAAACCGGTGACCGTCGGGTACTTCACCCGGCATCAGGGCTGGCGGTTCCAGCAAGCGCAGCTCGATGCCGCGCCGGAGCCGGTCTCCAGTATCGATCCGGCGGTGAATGCCGTTGCCGCGTACAAGATGTCGGCGACGGCCATGGACCCGCTGGAACACCATCTGCAGGAGAGCTCGGTGTGGGCCAACACCTCCGGTGCGGGTGAAGGCACTGTGCGCGTGCGCAACGCCGCCGATCAGCCCGCCTGGCCGCGGTACACCATGAACGGTCCCGGCCGCTGGTCCATTCTGGATCCGGGCGACGGCGACCTGCTGCGCATGGTGCAGACACCCACGCTGTTGGCGGGGGAGACGCTGCAGATCGATACCCATCCCCGGCACCGCACCGCGCGGGTCTACTCCGGCAATAGTCCGCAGGGCCGAAATGTGTGGG encodes the following:
- a CDS encoding phage tail protein; this encodes MTHQLLETHGTKVVVWDVNGRVWHLSGTNSGREGVRLSQQNGFMFAPVQLLITEGARQDGATFERSVRSKKEWDFLVVISGASKDPGVDPVRDFHAVHDAWFRGWSTDKPVTVGYFTRHQGWRFQQAQLDAAPEPVSSIDPAVNAVAAYKMSATAMDPLEHHLQESSVWANTSGAGEGTVRVRNAADQPAWPRYTMNGPGRWSILDPGDGDLLRMVQTPTLLAGETLQIDTHPRHRTARVYSGNSPQGRNVWAQLAGRRWLTPMDPWSATDIRVKVEGGTLASSIVAAATPRSSRPF